Sequence from the Catenuloplanes indicus genome:
TCCCGGCGGCCGGTGAGTTCCAGTGCACCGTCTGGGCCGGTGACGGCTCGCACCGCACGCCGATGATGGAGCGCGCGAACCAGACCCCGGCGATCGACTCCGCCCGGGTGCAGGTCGGCTGACACGTCCCGAGGTACCGGCCGCCGTCACTGGACCTACCCCCCTCGTGACGGGCGGCCGGCGCCAAGGGCTCTGAAGAGGCGGTGCCGGGGCATGTGAAGGGATGCCCCGGCACCGCTTCTTCGCGTCCCGGTCCGGTGGCACACTGGCGACGTGCTTCGTCTACCGCTGCCCGAGGGCTACCACCTCCCCGGCTCGACGCGGTACCTCGGACTGGGGCGTTCCGACCCGTCCGCCCGGTTCGTCGACGGTGTGTTCTGGTTCGCGGCGCACACGCCGGACGGCCCGGGCTCGCTCAGCCTCACCCGGGACGGCGCGGCGCTGACCGCCCGCGCGTACGGGGCCGGGGCCGGGTGGCTCCTGACGCATGCCGGTGCCATCGCCGGGCTGGACGACGACGTCACCGGATTTCCCGCGGTTGCCGCCGGGCATCCGGTCGTCGCGGAACTCGCCCGGGTGCATCGGGGCGTCCGGCTTCCCGCCACCGGGCTGGTCTTCCCGCGGCTGGTGCGCGCGATCCTGGAGCAGAAGGTCACCGGCAAGGAGGCGTTCCGCGGCTGGTCCGGCCTGGTCCGCCGGTACGGGACACCGGCGCCCGGACCGTGCCCCGACCTGTGGGTGCCGCCGGCCGCCGACGTGGTCGCCGGCCTCGCCTACTGGGCGCTGCACCCGCTCGGCGTGGAACAGCGCCGCGCCCAGACCGTCCTCCGCGCCGCCACGCTCGCCGCGACGCTGTCCCGCTGCACCGACTCGGCGACACTGACCCGGCGCCTGCTCGACATCCCCGGCGTCGGACCGTGGACCGCCGCCGAAACGGTCCGCACCGTGTGCGGCGACGCGGACGCGGTCAGCGTCGGCGACTTCCACATCCCGAACACGGTCGCATGGGGCCTGGCGGGGGAGGCCCGCGGTGACGACGCGCGCATGCTGGCGCTGCTGGCCCCGTTCGCCGGCCATCGCGGGCGGGTGTGCGTCCTGCTGGAGGCCGCCGGCATCGCGGCGCCGCGCTTCGGGCCCCGGATGCCGATCCGGTCGTTCGCCCGGTTCTAGGTCCTGTATCGAAGTGGATGGCCGGGCTGCGGCGAGGCCCACTTCGATACAGGAGCTAGGGAAGATCCTGATCGGCGGCTGACCGCTCCGGCGCGGA
This genomic interval carries:
- a CDS encoding DNA-3-methyladenine glycosylase family protein, whose protein sequence is MLRLPLPEGYHLPGSTRYLGLGRSDPSARFVDGVFWFAAHTPDGPGSLSLTRDGAALTARAYGAGAGWLLTHAGAIAGLDDDVTGFPAVAAGHPVVAELARVHRGVRLPATGLVFPRLVRAILEQKVTGKEAFRGWSGLVRRYGTPAPGPCPDLWVPPAADVVAGLAYWALHPLGVEQRRAQTVLRAATLAATLSRCTDSATLTRRLLDIPGVGPWTAAETVRTVCGDADAVSVGDFHIPNTVAWGLAGEARGDDARMLALLAPFAGHRGRVCVLLEAAGIAAPRFGPRMPIRSFARF